In Zingiber officinale cultivar Zhangliang chromosome 8B, Zo_v1.1, whole genome shotgun sequence, a single genomic region encodes these proteins:
- the LOC122016084 gene encoding uncharacterized protein LOC122016084 codes for MGTIFLKSIDASDISKTADKIFKLMDEIVEEVGEENVVQIVTDNAANYKAAEEMLMGKRKRLYWTPCAAHCIDLMLEDFEKKIPIHKETIARGKKITTYIYSRTALISLVHHFTKEKDLIRPATTRFATSYLTLGCLNDNKGALIRMFTSKEWKSSQFAKTKDGKVIENVVMDKDFWKSIITCLRSAYPLIKVLRLVDSDEKPAMGFIYEEMDRAKEKIQAAFNGIKKSYLPLWEIIDARWDNQLHRPLHAAGYYLNPQFHYSPNFKADFEVKRGIYDCLQRMVESMEEVKKIDAQLEDFKYPKKFFGSAVATCGIETKTPAQWWESYGYEHPELQKFAIRVLSLTCSSSGCERNWSAFEMVHTKRRNRLKAKTMNDVVFVMANSKLAKKKELRKVNDYSIDDLASYDDWIVDDSENLDLDASNEDLVPVEEDLVVEHLMMIWNCLVMMMMMKLKKVEMPWRMLEMKNTWRMIMNS; via the exons ATGGGAACCATTTTTTTGAAGTCAATTGATGCATCTGATATATCTAAAACAGCTGACAAGATTTTCAAGTTGATGGATGAAATTGTTGAAGAAGTTGGTGAAGAGAATGTAGTGCAAATTGTCACAGACAATGCAGCAAACTACAAAGCAGCCGAGGAGATGTTGATGGGGAAGAGAAAGAGGCTATATTGGACGCCTTGTGCAGCTCATTGCATCGATTTAATGTTGgaggattttgaaaaaaagaTACCAATACATAAAGAGACAATTGCACGAGGTAAAAAGATCACAACTTACATCTATTCAAGGACTGCGCTTATTTCTCTAGTGCATCATTTTACCAAAGAAAAGGATTTGATTAGACCAGCCACTACCCGTTTTGCCACATCTTACTTGACTTTGGGTTGCTTGAATGACAATAAGGGAGCATTGATTAGAATGTTTACATCCAAAGAATGGAAATCTAGTCAATTTGCAAAGACTAAAGATGGAAAGGTTATTGAAAATGTGGTAATGGATAAGGACTTCTGGAAAAGCATTATTACATGCTTGAGGAGTGCTTATCCTTTGATTAAAGTCCTTCGTTTGGTAGACTCAGATGAGAAGCCTGCCATGGGGTTCATTTATGAGGAAATGGACCGGGCCAAAGAAAAGATACAAGCTGCCTTTAATGGTATTAAGAAAAG TTACTTGCCTCTATGGGAAATTATAGATGCAAGATGGGATAATCAACTGCATCGGCCTTTGCATGCTGCGGGCTATTACCTTAACCCTCAATTTCATTACAGTCCTAATTTTAAAGCTGACTTTGAAGTGAAAAGAGGAATATATGATTGTCTACAAAGGATGGTTGAAAGTATGGAAGAAGTAAAGAAGATTGATGCTCAACTGGAAGACTTCAAATATCCAAAGAAATTCTTTGGTAGTGCAGTAGCCACTTGTGGAATTGAAACCAAAACTCCAGCACAATGGTGGGAATCATATGGTTATGAACATCCTGAGTTGCAAAAGTTTGCTATTCGTGTTTTGAGCTTGACATGCAGCTCATCTGGCTGTGAGAGGAATTGGAGTGCATTTGAGATG GTCCACACTAAGAGAAGAAATCGTTTGAAGGCAAAAACGATGAATGACGTAGTCTTTGTGATGGCTAATtcaaaattagccaagaagaaggaatTGAGGAAAGTCAATGACTATAGCATTGATGACCTAGCTTCTTATGATGATTGGATTGTGGATGATAGTGAAAATTTAGATTTGGATGCTTCAAATGAAGATTTGGTTCCAGTTGAAGAAGACCTAGTAGTGGAGCACCTCATGATGATTTGGAACTGCCTagttatgatgatgatgatgaagttgaagaagGTGGAGATGCCATGGAGGATGCTGGAGATGAAGAACACATGGAGGATGATTATGAATTCATGA